The genomic region attttaatttgttatatttatttatttgtcattatataacatatacatacatatatattatggtTATTGACCATCCACCAACAATCCAATGTGGTATAATTACCACATTAGTCCTTAATCTAAGCTTCCAATAAAAAATCTATAGTAATTtaacttttataacttttatgatttagtccttgtaccttaattaaccACCAAAATGACAAAATTACTGGACCAAATTTTAATCAACCTATACACTTgtcttgtaaatatttaataatatttagagGCTTGATTTATGGAAACAGGGTCCCGAAACTACATTTTTCAATAGCACTGACTTTAGAATCATTACATTTGTaccctaattaattatcaattaaataaaattactaaaCCAAATTTTAACATATTTCTACACTGGccctataaatattaaatattactaTTTAAGAACATGGTTTACGAAAAACACATTTTGGAACCATAATTTTCGACACTACTGACTTTCGGGTCATTACAATAAGGTCCCtaataaaaattcatgaaattaggTTTTAACCCAAAGCTAGGAATCACAAGTTATACTTATTccgggtttagggactaaattgaataaaatgtaaaatttgggGAATTGAGAAGCAAATTTATATAGGATAATTCATATCATAGCTTATTTGTATAAATCAAGAATTGGATCGAATTGAAGTTAATTAGGAAAAAGCTAAAATTGCAGATTTGATTATAAAGTATCATCTCTTTTCATATTTTgaataggtaagttcatatggaacttactaGTTTATTTAATGTTGTGTtttgattcatatatatatatatatatatatatatatataaatgtttagATAGAATTAGAATTCTAGTAAATTTGGCATGTTTGGCTAATtgtggactaaattaaaatttcatctgtTCATTGGTTATTATGTAATAGTACAGGGtacaaatatgaaaatttaatgatTACAGGACATGTAAATGAATCCCATGATCAAATATAAGGATTTTTAATGATGTGTATATAGAAATAATGcccgtgtgaacttagtaaaaagTTATGTAACGCCGTATACCCGACCTTTTTGCTAGGTTCAGGTACCAAATGTCGCAATCAGTCCTAATATCTTAACAAACTTCTAACTGAATTTACTACGTACTTGGACCACCTAACCTTGCAACCATTAGCTACTGCTAAGACtcatttcatactaaaaataaaTTCTTACAACTTTGGTTCATTGAATAACCATGATAGTTATTTACAAGTTTTAATTTGATGAGCGAATTACAGATGAAATTATTCAAGACCCTGAGGTGTGACCTCTAAGGGTGCCCCACTATATACATGCAATAGCTACCGTGCCCACCTCTAACTCTGGTGAGGTCTGGCTTGGTCTTTCCTTATGACATCGCCGCCTTATCCAATAGTGAGTGGCATCACAACATAACTCACTGAGTTAACAACATCGCGATGAGGAAAATAAGAAGCCGTGATGTCAGTCTGAGATTTTTAAAACTTTACATTTTGGTCATAATTCATATTCTTAGCAAAAGAACTTTCGTAAGCTTGTATAAGACTTGGAAATGATTGTATAACATATTATAAGTGTGATTAATGTTGATTTACATGTTTGAATAATTGAATGATGTATAATTGTTTGTAGTTACTCCGAAAACGAATGTAGCATCTTGTAGCTAAGATCCGAAAATTgggtcgggtaaggggtgttacaagagatgacttaggaataatttattttagggtaaactacaaaaaatggtcacttttgtttgccttaaATTACAtattagtcacttatgtttgaaatgttatgttttagtcacttatgttattgttttgttacgaagtggtcactctactGTTAAACTTCGTTACCTCCCTAATAGCAGTCCTACATGGCAGtctaaatgggttttaaatgccaattTGGATGTCTTGTTGCTAGGAtgaaaataagtttttaattaaataaatttaatttagacTACCACGTaggacatccaagttggcattaAAACCCATTTGAACTGTCACGTAGGATCACTGTTAGGGAGGTAACAGAGCTTAACGatagagtgaccacttcgtaacaaaacaataacgtaagtgactaaaacgtaatatttcaaacataagtgactaataTGTAAACTAAGACAAACAAAAATGACTGTTTTTATAGtttactctttaatttatttAGATTATTACTTAATTGggtaaaaaattaaataactgggtccaaagtgaaaattaaataatGCAGTCACTGTAATGTAATCTTATTCAATAATTAAATGAGTTTTTACATAAATTGAATACGATAAAGTTATCGTGATTTTAGTAGAATTAGAATTGattgtataaattatttaattagaattatttaattattttaattaataattaatttaaagaaACATTTAAgtatttgtttaattaatttttcagacttgattttttatttaaatcaagaGAGGTAAACTCATAAAATTGAACAGGATGAGGTATTTATTGAGTAAAAGTCAATTGCTATAGTTGTTGACTTCTACTATATTTAATAAGTTTGTTGAGCTAGCTGTTAAAATTAATTCCCAAATCAAACTACTAAACCTTGAACTTAACTCTCATAAGTGTCCAGTTATTGTTGACTCTACTTTTACAGTATTTTTCTCCTACATGCATGGCacaaacaaaattaataaaactaAACTTACTATTTTGATCATGTAACTAATCCCTAAACTTGATACTCAAAACTACCCTTAAAAACATATTCTAACAAGTAatttttcgacatacatattaataaatgtgactttaatttaaacaaatttataAGAAATTGATATGAAAACTAAACCTCACTTTAGTTTAAATGATAAAATCTATATGGTGATGggttcaaattttatttattaaaatataaaataaatatttttaaaataatatttgtttgtttgtaAAAGAATaactttttagtaattttacattgCTCAaagttttaatatataatatagataaataataaaaatataataaaagattgttttgaaaacaacaattatgATCTATTTTATttagagaaaaagaagaaattgatTATCTAGTTTACAATATAGTAAACAGCAACCCAATTGGCCCAAACAGTCTAAAACGCAATTATAATCAGTTTGACCTGAAAACCGGTCAAGAAAGCACCTAACCCCACCACCATCCCCATTTTATCCACTTCCTTAACTGCTCCATTCTACAGTCAACGGCCAAACCCCAAgcgttttttattttcaaaaaacaaaaattattataattttggtttttgtttgaATTCAAAACTATTCAGAAAATCCACTGACcaattcttatttttcttttttttttccctaaaAAAATGCGTTTGACGGATATTAGGTTTCCAGAAGACCTTGTTATCTTTCCTACCAGCGTCTTCTTCACTCCATAGGCCTGCCTTTCTCTTGTTCAACAAACTTTTTCAACTTCATATACTTCATTtttgggggaaaaaaaaaaacaacccaGACTTTTAAATACTGTTTTTTCTCCCCCCCCCACCTCTTTTTTTTTTGCGAGTGTTTTGAATTTGGTTTAAGCTTTGAAGTGAAGGGAAATAATGGACTATTTTGAGCTTTCTGCAAGTTCTTCTCGCCAAGATTACCTTAAAGTTCTTGAAACTGACATTCAACATGCCAATATTCTGTGAGTTCactccccttttcttttcttttttcttttaatttggacTTGCTTGAACTTCAATTGTACTTGGAATTTGATGGGATTCTTTGAAATTTTTAGTTTTCATCATGTTTAATGGTTTTTTTTCTATCTGTTACCATTGAACAATTTGGACAAGATAAAAGTTTTATTTCAATCAAGTGGTGAAAAAGGCTTCCTTTTGTGTTTCATTTTAAGGGTTTGCTATTTTCAATCATCAGAAAAGATTAACAGTGTTTGAGATATTTAAGCAAAATATTTCATTAGGGGTTAAAGTGTTGGCAGAGTTTCAGGCATCAAGCAGTCATCTTTAGAAAATCAGTaccttttgtaattttttttttaaaatttctcctTAGCATTTGTGTAGTAATACTTTATAATGTTTGTCGCATATACTTTCTGAATTTGCACAATAAAATTTCAATGGAAATGTTTAATTTATGATTATATTCTTTCTTACATTGTTGTTAGAGCTGCCTCTATGTCAAGAGCTAAGGGAGCTGGATGTCTTCAAATGAAACTGGTTTACAATCATTTGGCACCCATTTTATTGTTTTTTCTTCAATGGCTGGATTGCTCGTGTTCATGTCTATTTTCAAGTTACCTAAACCTATTTCACATTGTTGTATATCAGGTCAGTTAACTTATCCATGTTGTTTCCTTGTGTGAATTTAATGAATTATTGTTTCTCAGTTTTGCCTTGTCGTCATCGTTTAAGTTTCAGTTAAATGAATCATCTTGTTTGCTTTGTTGATTTATGTTTTTAGGTACGCTCAGATGGCAGGCCAAGTATCTCTTCATGTAGAAGGAAGGCCACCATAAGAGAATTCTACTGTATGTGAAGTGAAAAGTCATCTCTCTCATGTTGTTTTGTTCTTAATTTACTATGTATGGTTATTTCAGTGTAGAAAATAAGTGATACTCGTTGCAAAAGTATGAAAAACCAAAGAATCTAAGTAATATCCGAACAAGGATAATTCATTGTATTTGCCACTTCTCTCAGTCCAAATAAACTGGAAAATCTAATTGTCTGCCTCTAACGTGTTACATTCATCATGCACGATATCGTAGCAAGTCTCTTTGGTCTATATGCATTAATCTAATATGGATCACAGTTGAACGTCTTGGAAGCCTAAACTGAATAAAAGATTGAATTGTCATCCTTGTGGTTTCAATCTGGAATAGCATGGGAATGCATTCATGTTATCTGAATTCATAGACTTACTGATGTAAAATTGCAGCTGTTATATTACCATCTCTTCAACGTCTTCATGGTGATCTCTCAGAGCTTGATGCGACTGGAGAGGAAGATCACTGCTTTGAAATGGTTGTCAAGAAGAAATTAGACGATAAAAGGAAAGTATCAGATATGGAGTTGGAGAGGGAAGATGAATGTGGAATCTGTCTAGAGCCATGCAACAAAGTTGTTTTGCCAAATTGCTGCCATGCAATGTGTATCAATTGCTACCGTGACTGGTATGTCGTGCATTATTGTTTTTCCCTGCTTTTGGACTTGGTCCTTGGTTAACATACAATAACCAAGTAATCCCGTATTTGTGTCTTCATTTTTCATTACCTTCCAGGAGCTTAAGATCTGAATCTTGCCCATTTTGTCGTGGAAGTCTGAAACGAGTAACTTCTGGGGACTTGTGGGTTCTTACACGAAGTACTGATGTGGTTGAAACCAAGACTGTGTTAAAGGAGGATATTCTGCGCTTCCATTTGTATATAAACAAGCTGCCTAAGGATCTGCCAGATGCGTTGTTCGTAATGTATTATGAGTATTTGATCTAATCTGCTAGGAGAGAATTCTCATGTACAGAGAGATAATTGCCAACTGCTGGATGTGCATATATTCTGGTTAGATATTCACATTGAGAATTTCGGTTCCACAATACATTTTTTTTGGCAAAATAATGTATCTAATCATGTAAGATCcccaattattaatatttatattagttGACTTGAGATTGCCTCCCAGGCTTAATGTTATCTtttgttctttctttctttctttctttcactTCACTATAAAATTGTCGTTGACTATGTTATTcagactcttcatttttcttacAGTATTCATGTTTGACACTCGTATCTGACACCGTTGTCTAAATGTGTGGAGAATCCTACTTTCATATTTTGTTAAGCAAAGCCGAGCACATTAATTTTGGGATGTTATTACTTTTTGAAGCTTCCACATGCTTATTAGAACTAGCAAAGTTTCCAAATGTTGCAGTCCAATTCCCTGTTTGTTCTTCATTCAGGCAAAACATACATATCACTCTTATTGCCTATAAATTCTTTTTACTTATTTGAAGATTTCGGATTTAATCATATTAGGATTTTGTATTTGTCTTATTGATTAAGCTATTTCTAGGCTTTCAACACTGAGGTTTAAGAATGCCAAATGAATTAGGCTTTAAGCATTTTCAGATCGAATCATATTGCATCATACTATCCCAAATTAATGTGGCATGTATTCCTAGATTCAACAAACATTATGTTCATTCttaaaatcgactaaatcgtaattttgataccactaaatgtaacacctctcatCCATTTTCGTAGTCGAATTAGGGTTATGAGATGCTacctgtaacagcctaattttcagtggtatcgggaatagagacttgagatcactaaattcgacgggtgagttgaaaatttaataaattaatacctatgagtcaaatgtgaatataaaagcatttttgaattagtgaatttggtgatttaaaagaattaattaggtaaattgagtcgagaatgaggtatcgagacctcaacttcattaatcgagccataaatatttttagaaatatttatggagtgttggtgaggtagtaataaaatttagtcagaaaattttgacgtttgggtggttaattaaataaaaaggactaaattgaaaagggtgtaaaaattactaaaaggattaaatagcttaattgtcaaatgaggaaggacctaaagtgaaaataagcccaaaggagatattttgggcggcaatagctcaGAAAAAtgaggaaatgggtgaaataagggcaaaattggaaaattgacaaaattggctaaataaaaatgggactaaattggattaTCTAgagttctcttcatttctcttcatattcatcagctgaaaaacagccatggaggagggttcaagctggttttcatactctagcttcatgtaagtttaattcttgctttctccttgacatttttatgtttttggacttttacaattgggtccaacttactatttcattagtttttgattccatgtctaatttttgaagttgttatggatgagtgctggaagtatatgatgatttggcatggaattagagctttaaattgttcatattctgattttattgaaagaattgaatagaaagtgaatgtttgggacctaattgtaaaagatttgaagttagagttttatgtggaaattctgaatttcaatagttatgaaataacttataatgtctagaaaaagtattgattgagaaaattatcttaattgaggggttaattgagcaagttaattgagaaaattatcttaattgaggggttaattgagcaaggactgaattgtatgaattgtgaaatttggggtaaaatggaaatcaacattttgcactaaaactgttttgggcagcagcagtagtttaattttgaaaaatcaccaaaaattgtagaaatcgaattagaggatgaataaaatatgaaattaaagcttattgagtctagtttcttataaaagaaattatgtaagcaatggaattgtaaatcatgagatacaataacttttgtaaGACAAGGtgagaatgatttcgggttcccctgttttgaatttggaaaatcataaaaaattggataaaaataattagaggcttaaatttatatttttagaatttttaatgagtctattttcaagaaaaacaaacgaggacatcattcgaatcttgtacgagaagataattaattttagtgaagaagggtcagaactatcagacagcagaacaggggagacttcaatgaataaactgtattaattggcccaaccaaaaattgtgaaatttttatGGTTAGAAGACATATgggtctagtttctgggaaaatttatggatcttaatttggagttctgtagctcaagataaaaataatttagtgactgtggcacagatggacagcttgaatattcacataagtagatagtgaaaattatggataatgttacctacaagtgtgttgtttatactaaggatgtggatagagaggaggaggaggaaaatatacaaaaatatatgaatgactcgtgtataaattgatcacatgcccgattataatcgataagtgttggattagaaatgatataatgttttatttggtatatttattatgaaattatgattatagttataatacaaaaattgaacttgtgagtttatatggctaaattttagtaattatttgttaattttatgaatttcatgatgtgttatttcatatgtattgatgataaaatcgtgaataatgtaaaagcatgaaaattgaataaatgatcaaattgagcgttTCAGTTTAGTGACAAGataaattgaaggaaaagaccatggttggaccatggtaacaagtgataagtgatagcttcggctacacttatctgatcaaagaaaagtgaaagtgataagtgatagcttcggctacacttatctgatcaatgacaaatgacaagtgaaaagtggtagctttagctacctgatcagtgaaaagtggtagcttctgctacctgatcagtgaaaattGGTagttccggctacctgatcagtgaaaagtggtaactccggctacctgatcagtgaaaagtggtagctccggctacctgatcagtgaatagtggtagcttcggctacaagtgacaagtgacaagtgattttcgtataagaccatatctgggatatggcatcggtatgatatatgctactgtataagaccatatctgggatatggcatcagtgagatatgtgattcgtgtaagaccatagctgggctatggcatcgatatatgaatatgtgtaagaccatagctgggctatggcatcattatgtgaagatgtgtaagaccatagttgaactatggcattgagaaaacgaagtactcaatttcgtaagacgttcactaatttgacaaagtttggtaagtgttacatggaattatgtgatacaagcaagtacgagttgataagatacgagtatagaacttggttgataaatgaattcatttgtgattatataattgttcatcttgaatgtactgtccatatgtattgataattcaaatgttttaatgaataaaattttgatatggaataaattgaacacgagacaaataattataaaattaaactaggaattcatgaaaatgacggttattgatatatggagacatgagacattgatatatgaatatgaaaaatgtttgataaatgtgtttattcataattatagaattatatacctcatgtgtactatttgcataaatatgatatttcaaatactttggttatttaagcttaaatatgaaatagtctcAAATCAAGATAAATTgttttgaaaatatatttagattacagagatatggctgatatatgttgtatgattacataacgtgaaattgtgtatatatatgagaaattgaatgagaattatgcccatacacgtttcttgttatttatatgaagtgtacgactgacaagggtgatgaagttataaacaaagagttacacgggttgaaaacacgagcgtgtgactctccaaagtgtgaaaattttttaagtgttgcaaaagtttcatatgtttacagtttggtcccgaaccaccacaatgtatgttttgggcccgtagaggctcatataagggacgttaaacatatgtatgaaagttttaatttagaaaaattttatggctgatttttttacatgattgatcatattaagtttggtaatgcctcgtaccctattctaggcttggaatacgggtagggggtgttacactaccATATATAACAGAACAGAATCATGCTATATCAATGTAAAATTTCTCAAAATGATCATTGATTATCAAacttataataaaaaaaacatgaTATTCATATGTTATTGAGGTTGAAACAAACAGCTCTAAAATAGGTTAAAACAAAGAAAGGACTCATTTGAAACATTTCAAAAGAAGAAGGTAAAAATACAAAACAGGCGTCACACAAACGTGACAGACTGAGGCCGTGCGAAGCTATGGAACAAGGCTATGTTGTTCAACCGTGTGCAATGGCAGAAATTGTGTAGGTGGaatcacacagccatgtctccAGATCGTATAACAGACTGTGGCCGTATGTGCCAATTGAAACCTAAATCACACAGAGCACACTATCGTGCCATAT from Gossypium arboreum isolate Shixiya-1 chromosome 1, ASM2569848v2, whole genome shotgun sequence harbors:
- the LOC108482131 gene encoding E3 ubiquitin-protein ligase AIRP2-like, with the translated sequence MDYFELSASSSRQDYLKVLETDIQHANILAASMSRAKGAGCLQMKLVYNHLAPILLFFLQWLDCSCSCLFSSYLNLFHIVVYQVRSDGRPSISSCRRKATIREFYSVILPSLQRLHGDLSELDATGEEDHCFEMVVKKKLDDKRKVSDMELEREDECGICLEPCNKVVLPNCCHAMCINCYRDWSLRSESCPFCRGSLKRVTSGDLWVLTRSTDVVETKTVLKEDILRFHLYINKLPKDLPDALFVMYYEYLI